Proteins from one Setaria italica strain Yugu1 chromosome V, Setaria_italica_v2.0, whole genome shotgun sequence genomic window:
- the LOC101754617 gene encoding golgin subfamily A member 2 produces the protein MENGDETLAFPTPAAAAEKTAPNGGVAEEEQAPVTHPAKSYAAVAAENPAPNGGVAKEEEGAAGTHATAKSYAAVAAHAEIEDLRAAKLDLEGKLAEAQRENEALAKEAHRMEGIFTQSREEVTSAEFAADSAEKEAASLRAEVERLQAALKIEKGEHELDKRRHEELAKEVEAVRQEKLKLEEEIKALKASAATTTTKEREAAPSAEAPKEVEGVWQAMAVAAAIGAAGTAAVVLIGLRLIKR, from the coding sequence ATGGAGAACGGCGACGAAACCCTCGCCttccccacccccgccgccgccgccgagaagACCGCGCCCAacggcggcgtggcggaggaggagcaggcccCCGTGACCCACCCCGCCAAGtcctacgccgccgtcgccgccgagaaCCCCGCGCCCAACGGCGGCGTcgcgaaggaggaggagggggccgccGGCACCCACGCCACCGCCAAGtcctacgccgccgtcgccgcccacgccgAGATCGAGGACCTCCGCGCCGCCAAGCTCGACCTCGAGGGGAAGCTCGCCGAGGCCCAGCGGGAGAACGAGGCACTCGCCAAGGAGGCGCACCGCATGGAGGGGATCTTCACGCAGTCCCGGGAGGAGGTCACCAGCGCCGAGTTCGCCGCCGACTCCGCCGAGAAGGAGGCCGCCTCGCTCCGCGCCGAGGTCGAGCGCCTCCAGGCCGCCCTCAAGATCGAGAAGGGTGAGCACGAGCTGGACAAGCGCAGGCACgaggagctcgccaaggaggtGGAGGCCGTTCGCCAGGAGAAGCTCAAGCTCGAGGAGGAGATCAAGGCCCTGAAGgcttccgccgccaccaccactacGAAGGAGAGGGAGGCTGCTCCGTCGGCTGAGGCCCCGAAGGAAGTGGAGGGCGTGTGGCAGGCTATGGCGGTGGCCGCGGCTATTGGCGCTGCCGGCACGGCTGCCGTCGTGCTGATCGGTCTCCGCCTCATCAAGAGGTAA
- the LOC101755030 gene encoding G patch domain-containing protein TGH isoform X1, whose amino-acid sequence MDLEIVGRHALLFDDDATAEVVNSGGSLVPWAAIGAADLLLDRHDVRHLLDCVPPRPRRAYSAAILYVPSSDGVSEAELDRERYLDLPDADGDGEDEGSGDAAPSGNGTDTRQSDCSSVPFSYGSSAGSDDPNSLGSYYRPSFYVPDSLLNKLPPSEKAHQIIARTALFVSEHGGQSEIVLRVKQGNNPTFGFLMPDHNLHSYFRYLVDHPQLLKDGADSFDTNKGNKIVEGEHASSGGALSLLGTAYDSGDEDEGTLLPTSKGTDPGNSMTPDALGHVKPASTIPDNKELGKNQNAFSEAAASVKSKPILAKKNPALTGNIIVAAQQEEVKDAITASTTAKSQITNSGLSETKEMILEPPSFMKRTMEKIVEFILTNGKEFEAKLIEQDKTTGRFPFLLSSNPYHSYYLRFLQESQESKSHGRSPDRNDRRGSSDRRDRRSSSERDDRRSSRQHNDRSSRELNDRRSSRERDNRRSSRDRDDRSSRDRDDRSSRDRDDRRSSMEHKGSSYGKEETRSNARPTTGMVSSASDGSSAGPSEKQLYDQQGKKGIFHPVRGVKKEPPRRVTADEAAAIVMEATRGLGAANDSLNTIKGKKEDIHIRGSNDHSSSFGSFSSLQDRDALSKHISNSEADTSLTSSGQVKKEGFGIIDDDWIANTIAKAAAVAASKEADSSEASMTKEQKLKAERLRRAKMFAAIVKGGGNKMNDLAAVSDQTDEPSEATPADINASGLDAPPEAKEREGSSAPFEFDVSNVTKEKDTDDEQNRVRKYRKKHHKESDEEKDESEESYKHSRKRHRSEHSRGHSKDAHKHKHKRHSKDRESGHRRHRHSSSEDEHEHRSSKSRNRHRDDDRYSDDEEHNRSRRHQREHRSGSKRKHEEEQDQSEQTQGRLEVSPSTSGAKLESDKRPGDTAQSSQGVTEVPSELRAKIRAMLLETL is encoded by the exons ATGGATCTGGAGATAGTGGGTCGGCACGCCCTACTGTTTGACGACGACGCGACGGCGGAGGTCGTCAACTCCGGCGGCTCCCTCGTCCCTTGGGCGGCCATCGGCGCGGCGGACCTCCTTCTCGACCGCCACGATGTCCGCCACCTCCTAGATTGTGTGCCCCCTCGACCGCGCCGTGCCTACTCCGCGGCCATCCTATACGTCCCCTCCTCCGACGGCGTCTCGGAGGCGGAGCTCGATCGCGAGCGCTACCTCGACCTCCCCGACGCCGATGGCGACGGCGAAGACGAGGGTTCCGGAGATGCGGCCCCCTCAG GAAATGGGACAGATACCAGACAGAGTGATTGTAGTTCTGTTCCTTTCTCATATGGGAGTTCTGCTGGTTCAGACGATCCAAATTCATTGGGATCGTATTATCGCCCATCATTTTATGTGCCAGACAGCTTGTTGAATAAGCTG CCTCCTTCTGAGAAGGCACATCAGATAATTGCAAGAACGGCTTTATTTGTCAGTGAACATGGGGGGCAGTCAGAGATTGTGTTAAGGGTGAAGCAGGGAAATAATCCTACATTTGGATTCTTAATGCCTGATCATAATCTCCACAGCTACTTCCGGTACCTTGTTGATCATCCTCAACTGCTGAAAGATGGTGCTGATTCTTTTGACACAAATAAAGGCAATAAAATTGTTGAGGGTGAGCACGCTTCATCTGGCGGGGCCTTATCATTGCTTGGGACTGCATATGACTCAGGAGATGAGGATGAAGGCACACTTCTGCCTACTTCAAAAGGCACGGATCCTGGAAATAGCATGACACCTGATGCTCTGGGACATGTAAAACCTGCATCCACTATACCTGATAACAAAGAACTTGGGAAAAATCAGAATGCATTCTCAGAAGCAGCAGCTTCAGTTAAGAGCAAACCAATATTGGCAAAGAAGAATCCAGCGCTTACTGGGAACATCATTGTTGCTGCTCAGCAGGAAGAGGTTAAAGATGCAATTACAGCATCAACTACTGCCAAGTCACAAATCACCAATTCAGGCTTGTCTGAAACAAAAGAAATGATCCTTGAACCACCATCTTTCATGAAGCGCACGATGGAGAAAATAGTTGAATTTATTCTGACAAATGGGAAGGAGTTCGAGGCAAAACTCATTGAGCAAGACAAAACTACTGGGAGGTTCCCGTTTCTCCTGTCATCTAATCCATACCACTCTTATTATCTCAGATTCCTCCAGGAATCACAAGAG TCCAAGTCACATGGTAGAAGTCCTGATCGCAATGACAGAAGAGGTTCTTCTGACCGAAGGGACAGAAGAAGTTCTTCCGAACGCGACGACAGAAGAAGCTCTCGTCAGCACAACGACAGAAGCTCCCGTGAGCTCAATGACAGAAGAAGCTCTCGTGAGCGTGACAACAGAAGAAGCTCTCGTGATCGTGACGACAGAAGCTCTCGTGATCGTGACGACAGAAGCTCTCGTGATCGTGACGACAGAAGAAGCTCGATGGAGCACAAAGGCAGCAGTTATGGCAAGGAAGAAACCAGAAGCAATGCACGACCAACTACTGGCATGGTCTCCAGTGCTTCTGACGGAAGCTCAGCTGGGCCATCAGAGAAGCAGTTGTATGATCAACAAGGGAAGAAGGGTATATTCCATCCTGTTCGTGGGGTCAAAAAGGAACCTCCTCGGAGGGTCACTGCAGATGAAGCTGCTGCTATTGTAATGGAGGCTACTCGTGGGCTTGGTGCTGCCAATGACTCACTTAACACCATAAAAGGAAAGAAGGAAGATATTCACATCCGCGGTAGTAATGATCATTCTTCCAGCTTTGGAAGTTTCTCATCTTTACAGGACCGAGATGCACTGTCGAAACACATTTCAAATAGTGAGGCAGATACTTCACTTACAAGTAGTGGACAGGTTAAAAAGGAAGGTTTTGGAATTATTGATGATGATTGGATTGCAAACACTATTGCGAAAGCTGCTGCTGTTGCAGCTTCCAAAGAGGCAGATTCTTCTGAAGCTTCCATGACCAAGGAGCAGAAGCTGAAAGCTGAGAGGCTACGGCGTGCAAAGATGTTTGCTGCAATCGTTAAGGGTGGAGGAAACAAGATGAATGATTTGGCTGCAGTATCTGATCAAACGGATGAACCTTCAGAGGCCACACCTGCTGATATAAATGCCTCTGGACTTGATGCACCACCTGAGGCTAAGGAACGTGAAGGTAGCTCTGCTCCGTTTGAATTTGATGTTTCAAACGTGACAAAGGAGAAAGACACTGATGATGAACAGAACAGAGTGCGGAAGTATAGAAAGAAACATCACAAAGAGTCCGATGAGGAGAAAGATGAATCAGAAGAAAGCTATAAGCACTCGAGGAAGAGGCACCGTTCGGAGCATTCAAGAGGGCATAGTAAGGATGCCCACAAACATAAGCACAAGAGGCACTCCAAGGACCGAGAATCCGGACATCGTAGGCACCGGCATAGCTCTTCAGAAGATGAGCATGAGCATCGGAGTTCCAAGTCAAGGAATAGGCACAGGGATGATGATCGCTACTCAGATGATGAAGAGCATAACAGGTCACGTAGGCACCAGAGGGAACATCGCTCTGGTTCTAAACGGAAACACGAGGAAGAGCAAGATCAGAGTGAACAGACTCAAGGTCGCTTAGAAGTATCCCCGAGCACATCAGGTGCTAAGCTTGAATCAGACAAGCGACCTGGTGACACTGCTCAATCGTCTCAGGGAGTAACTGAAGTGCCGAGTGAGCTGAGGGCCAAAATCAGAGCGATGTTGCTAGAGACACTTTAA
- the LOC101755030 gene encoding transcription initiation factor TFIID subunit 1 isoform X2, whose product MPVSDGSSRDEVPTSDPHCFLAMYLDVRNRQPPSEKAHQIIARTALFVSEHGGQSEIVLRVKQGNNPTFGFLMPDHNLHSYFRYLVDHPQLLKDGADSFDTNKGNKIVEGEHASSGGALSLLGTAYDSGDEDEGTLLPTSKGTDPGNSMTPDALGHVKPASTIPDNKELGKNQNAFSEAAASVKSKPILAKKNPALTGNIIVAAQQEEVKDAITASTTAKSQITNSGLSETKEMILEPPSFMKRTMEKIVEFILTNGKEFEAKLIEQDKTTGRFPFLLSSNPYHSYYLRFLQESQESKSHGRSPDRNDRRGSSDRRDRRSSSERDDRRSSRQHNDRSSRELNDRRSSRERDNRRSSRDRDDRSSRDRDDRSSRDRDDRRSSMEHKGSSYGKEETRSNARPTTGMVSSASDGSSAGPSEKQLYDQQGKKGIFHPVRGVKKEPPRRVTADEAAAIVMEATRGLGAANDSLNTIKGKKEDIHIRGSNDHSSSFGSFSSLQDRDALSKHISNSEADTSLTSSGQVKKEGFGIIDDDWIANTIAKAAAVAASKEADSSEASMTKEQKLKAERLRRAKMFAAIVKGGGNKMNDLAAVSDQTDEPSEATPADINASGLDAPPEAKEREGSSAPFEFDVSNVTKEKDTDDEQNRVRKYRKKHHKESDEEKDESEESYKHSRKRHRSEHSRGHSKDAHKHKHKRHSKDRESGHRRHRHSSSEDEHEHRSSKSRNRHRDDDRYSDDEEHNRSRRHQREHRSGSKRKHEEEQDQSEQTQGRLEVSPSTSGAKLESDKRPGDTAQSSQGVTEVPSELRAKIRAMLLETL is encoded by the exons ATGCCTGTTTCAGATGGTTCGAGCAGAGATGAAGTTCCTACTAGTGATCCACATTGTTTCCTTGCAATGTATCTTGACGTAAGGAATAGGCAG CCTCCTTCTGAGAAGGCACATCAGATAATTGCAAGAACGGCTTTATTTGTCAGTGAACATGGGGGGCAGTCAGAGATTGTGTTAAGGGTGAAGCAGGGAAATAATCCTACATTTGGATTCTTAATGCCTGATCATAATCTCCACAGCTACTTCCGGTACCTTGTTGATCATCCTCAACTGCTGAAAGATGGTGCTGATTCTTTTGACACAAATAAAGGCAATAAAATTGTTGAGGGTGAGCACGCTTCATCTGGCGGGGCCTTATCATTGCTTGGGACTGCATATGACTCAGGAGATGAGGATGAAGGCACACTTCTGCCTACTTCAAAAGGCACGGATCCTGGAAATAGCATGACACCTGATGCTCTGGGACATGTAAAACCTGCATCCACTATACCTGATAACAAAGAACTTGGGAAAAATCAGAATGCATTCTCAGAAGCAGCAGCTTCAGTTAAGAGCAAACCAATATTGGCAAAGAAGAATCCAGCGCTTACTGGGAACATCATTGTTGCTGCTCAGCAGGAAGAGGTTAAAGATGCAATTACAGCATCAACTACTGCCAAGTCACAAATCACCAATTCAGGCTTGTCTGAAACAAAAGAAATGATCCTTGAACCACCATCTTTCATGAAGCGCACGATGGAGAAAATAGTTGAATTTATTCTGACAAATGGGAAGGAGTTCGAGGCAAAACTCATTGAGCAAGACAAAACTACTGGGAGGTTCCCGTTTCTCCTGTCATCTAATCCATACCACTCTTATTATCTCAGATTCCTCCAGGAATCACAAGAG TCCAAGTCACATGGTAGAAGTCCTGATCGCAATGACAGAAGAGGTTCTTCTGACCGAAGGGACAGAAGAAGTTCTTCCGAACGCGACGACAGAAGAAGCTCTCGTCAGCACAACGACAGAAGCTCCCGTGAGCTCAATGACAGAAGAAGCTCTCGTGAGCGTGACAACAGAAGAAGCTCTCGTGATCGTGACGACAGAAGCTCTCGTGATCGTGACGACAGAAGCTCTCGTGATCGTGACGACAGAAGAAGCTCGATGGAGCACAAAGGCAGCAGTTATGGCAAGGAAGAAACCAGAAGCAATGCACGACCAACTACTGGCATGGTCTCCAGTGCTTCTGACGGAAGCTCAGCTGGGCCATCAGAGAAGCAGTTGTATGATCAACAAGGGAAGAAGGGTATATTCCATCCTGTTCGTGGGGTCAAAAAGGAACCTCCTCGGAGGGTCACTGCAGATGAAGCTGCTGCTATTGTAATGGAGGCTACTCGTGGGCTTGGTGCTGCCAATGACTCACTTAACACCATAAAAGGAAAGAAGGAAGATATTCACATCCGCGGTAGTAATGATCATTCTTCCAGCTTTGGAAGTTTCTCATCTTTACAGGACCGAGATGCACTGTCGAAACACATTTCAAATAGTGAGGCAGATACTTCACTTACAAGTAGTGGACAGGTTAAAAAGGAAGGTTTTGGAATTATTGATGATGATTGGATTGCAAACACTATTGCGAAAGCTGCTGCTGTTGCAGCTTCCAAAGAGGCAGATTCTTCTGAAGCTTCCATGACCAAGGAGCAGAAGCTGAAAGCTGAGAGGCTACGGCGTGCAAAGATGTTTGCTGCAATCGTTAAGGGTGGAGGAAACAAGATGAATGATTTGGCTGCAGTATCTGATCAAACGGATGAACCTTCAGAGGCCACACCTGCTGATATAAATGCCTCTGGACTTGATGCACCACCTGAGGCTAAGGAACGTGAAGGTAGCTCTGCTCCGTTTGAATTTGATGTTTCAAACGTGACAAAGGAGAAAGACACTGATGATGAACAGAACAGAGTGCGGAAGTATAGAAAGAAACATCACAAAGAGTCCGATGAGGAGAAAGATGAATCAGAAGAAAGCTATAAGCACTCGAGGAAGAGGCACCGTTCGGAGCATTCAAGAGGGCATAGTAAGGATGCCCACAAACATAAGCACAAGAGGCACTCCAAGGACCGAGAATCCGGACATCGTAGGCACCGGCATAGCTCTTCAGAAGATGAGCATGAGCATCGGAGTTCCAAGTCAAGGAATAGGCACAGGGATGATGATCGCTACTCAGATGATGAAGAGCATAACAGGTCACGTAGGCACCAGAGGGAACATCGCTCTGGTTCTAAACGGAAACACGAGGAAGAGCAAGATCAGAGTGAACAGACTCAAGGTCGCTTAGAAGTATCCCCGAGCACATCAGGTGCTAAGCTTGAATCAGACAAGCGACCTGGTGACACTGCTCAATCGTCTCAGGGAGTAACTGAAGTGCCGAGTGAGCTGAGGGCCAAAATCAGAGCGATGTTGCTAGAGACACTTTAA
- the LOC101755030 gene encoding transcription initiation factor TFIID subunit 1 isoform X3: MYLDVRNRQPPSEKAHQIIARTALFVSEHGGQSEIVLRVKQGNNPTFGFLMPDHNLHSYFRYLVDHPQLLKDGADSFDTNKGNKIVEGEHASSGGALSLLGTAYDSGDEDEGTLLPTSKGTDPGNSMTPDALGHVKPASTIPDNKELGKNQNAFSEAAASVKSKPILAKKNPALTGNIIVAAQQEEVKDAITASTTAKSQITNSGLSETKEMILEPPSFMKRTMEKIVEFILTNGKEFEAKLIEQDKTTGRFPFLLSSNPYHSYYLRFLQESQESKSHGRSPDRNDRRGSSDRRDRRSSSERDDRRSSRQHNDRSSRELNDRRSSRERDNRRSSRDRDDRSSRDRDDRSSRDRDDRRSSMEHKGSSYGKEETRSNARPTTGMVSSASDGSSAGPSEKQLYDQQGKKGIFHPVRGVKKEPPRRVTADEAAAIVMEATRGLGAANDSLNTIKGKKEDIHIRGSNDHSSSFGSFSSLQDRDALSKHISNSEADTSLTSSGQVKKEGFGIIDDDWIANTIAKAAAVAASKEADSSEASMTKEQKLKAERLRRAKMFAAIVKGGGNKMNDLAAVSDQTDEPSEATPADINASGLDAPPEAKEREGSSAPFEFDVSNVTKEKDTDDEQNRVRKYRKKHHKESDEEKDESEESYKHSRKRHRSEHSRGHSKDAHKHKHKRHSKDRESGHRRHRHSSSEDEHEHRSSKSRNRHRDDDRYSDDEEHNRSRRHQREHRSGSKRKHEEEQDQSEQTQGRLEVSPSTSGAKLESDKRPGDTAQSSQGVTEVPSELRAKIRAMLLETL, translated from the exons ATGTATCTTGACGTAAGGAATAGGCAG CCTCCTTCTGAGAAGGCACATCAGATAATTGCAAGAACGGCTTTATTTGTCAGTGAACATGGGGGGCAGTCAGAGATTGTGTTAAGGGTGAAGCAGGGAAATAATCCTACATTTGGATTCTTAATGCCTGATCATAATCTCCACAGCTACTTCCGGTACCTTGTTGATCATCCTCAACTGCTGAAAGATGGTGCTGATTCTTTTGACACAAATAAAGGCAATAAAATTGTTGAGGGTGAGCACGCTTCATCTGGCGGGGCCTTATCATTGCTTGGGACTGCATATGACTCAGGAGATGAGGATGAAGGCACACTTCTGCCTACTTCAAAAGGCACGGATCCTGGAAATAGCATGACACCTGATGCTCTGGGACATGTAAAACCTGCATCCACTATACCTGATAACAAAGAACTTGGGAAAAATCAGAATGCATTCTCAGAAGCAGCAGCTTCAGTTAAGAGCAAACCAATATTGGCAAAGAAGAATCCAGCGCTTACTGGGAACATCATTGTTGCTGCTCAGCAGGAAGAGGTTAAAGATGCAATTACAGCATCAACTACTGCCAAGTCACAAATCACCAATTCAGGCTTGTCTGAAACAAAAGAAATGATCCTTGAACCACCATCTTTCATGAAGCGCACGATGGAGAAAATAGTTGAATTTATTCTGACAAATGGGAAGGAGTTCGAGGCAAAACTCATTGAGCAAGACAAAACTACTGGGAGGTTCCCGTTTCTCCTGTCATCTAATCCATACCACTCTTATTATCTCAGATTCCTCCAGGAATCACAAGAG TCCAAGTCACATGGTAGAAGTCCTGATCGCAATGACAGAAGAGGTTCTTCTGACCGAAGGGACAGAAGAAGTTCTTCCGAACGCGACGACAGAAGAAGCTCTCGTCAGCACAACGACAGAAGCTCCCGTGAGCTCAATGACAGAAGAAGCTCTCGTGAGCGTGACAACAGAAGAAGCTCTCGTGATCGTGACGACAGAAGCTCTCGTGATCGTGACGACAGAAGCTCTCGTGATCGTGACGACAGAAGAAGCTCGATGGAGCACAAAGGCAGCAGTTATGGCAAGGAAGAAACCAGAAGCAATGCACGACCAACTACTGGCATGGTCTCCAGTGCTTCTGACGGAAGCTCAGCTGGGCCATCAGAGAAGCAGTTGTATGATCAACAAGGGAAGAAGGGTATATTCCATCCTGTTCGTGGGGTCAAAAAGGAACCTCCTCGGAGGGTCACTGCAGATGAAGCTGCTGCTATTGTAATGGAGGCTACTCGTGGGCTTGGTGCTGCCAATGACTCACTTAACACCATAAAAGGAAAGAAGGAAGATATTCACATCCGCGGTAGTAATGATCATTCTTCCAGCTTTGGAAGTTTCTCATCTTTACAGGACCGAGATGCACTGTCGAAACACATTTCAAATAGTGAGGCAGATACTTCACTTACAAGTAGTGGACAGGTTAAAAAGGAAGGTTTTGGAATTATTGATGATGATTGGATTGCAAACACTATTGCGAAAGCTGCTGCTGTTGCAGCTTCCAAAGAGGCAGATTCTTCTGAAGCTTCCATGACCAAGGAGCAGAAGCTGAAAGCTGAGAGGCTACGGCGTGCAAAGATGTTTGCTGCAATCGTTAAGGGTGGAGGAAACAAGATGAATGATTTGGCTGCAGTATCTGATCAAACGGATGAACCTTCAGAGGCCACACCTGCTGATATAAATGCCTCTGGACTTGATGCACCACCTGAGGCTAAGGAACGTGAAGGTAGCTCTGCTCCGTTTGAATTTGATGTTTCAAACGTGACAAAGGAGAAAGACACTGATGATGAACAGAACAGAGTGCGGAAGTATAGAAAGAAACATCACAAAGAGTCCGATGAGGAGAAAGATGAATCAGAAGAAAGCTATAAGCACTCGAGGAAGAGGCACCGTTCGGAGCATTCAAGAGGGCATAGTAAGGATGCCCACAAACATAAGCACAAGAGGCACTCCAAGGACCGAGAATCCGGACATCGTAGGCACCGGCATAGCTCTTCAGAAGATGAGCATGAGCATCGGAGTTCCAAGTCAAGGAATAGGCACAGGGATGATGATCGCTACTCAGATGATGAAGAGCATAACAGGTCACGTAGGCACCAGAGGGAACATCGCTCTGGTTCTAAACGGAAACACGAGGAAGAGCAAGATCAGAGTGAACAGACTCAAGGTCGCTTAGAAGTATCCCCGAGCACATCAGGTGCTAAGCTTGAATCAGACAAGCGACCTGGTGACACTGCTCAATCGTCTCAGGGAGTAACTGAAGTGCCGAGTGAGCTGAGGGCCAAAATCAGAGCGATGTTGCTAGAGACACTTTAA